A genomic region of Novipirellula artificiosorum contains the following coding sequences:
- a CDS encoding ABC transporter permease — protein MRCIWVIASNDLRVFLKDKGGYFWLFVMPVVFIYFFGTATGGSDRPPEDPRPTVVVHNEDSGYVGAIFLEQLEQEGFRVIDWVDADPAERTLHIPEDFTAKVESAEQVDVEFFRRSDSDLQPAAMVEVRIVRAITAVTSAIFAVVSQEADSMLREAPLRAMLAREKPVQLEVQFAGRRKIPSGFEQSVPGYLVMFVLMNLLIFGGLAISQERSGGVLRRIAVHPVSRMQLVVGKILGRFLLGIVQIVYLLLISKLVFGMDYGDNLLLIGVTLVVFAWGCASLGVLIAAVVKNQESVQGLCTLGSIAMAALGGCWWPLEIVPDFARQVGQLFPTAWAMDAMHQLISFGGGLAEILNPLGLIALFAITTSLLAAKSLRFQ, from the coding sequence ATGAGATGCATTTGGGTGATCGCGAGCAATGATCTTCGTGTTTTCTTGAAAGACAAGGGCGGCTATTTTTGGTTGTTCGTGATGCCCGTTGTCTTTATCTATTTCTTTGGAACGGCAACGGGTGGATCGGATCGCCCCCCCGAGGATCCGCGTCCCACAGTGGTCGTCCATAACGAGGATAGCGGCTACGTCGGAGCAATCTTTCTTGAACAACTTGAACAAGAAGGGTTTCGGGTGATTGATTGGGTTGATGCCGATCCCGCCGAACGAACCCTCCATATTCCTGAGGACTTCACTGCGAAAGTCGAATCGGCAGAGCAAGTCGATGTCGAGTTCTTTCGGCGGTCGGATAGTGATTTGCAGCCAGCGGCGATGGTTGAAGTGCGAATCGTACGTGCGATCACTGCGGTCACATCGGCGATCTTTGCCGTGGTTTCGCAGGAAGCTGATTCGATGCTCCGTGAAGCGCCGTTAAGGGCGATGCTTGCACGCGAAAAGCCCGTCCAGTTGGAGGTTCAGTTCGCCGGACGCAGGAAGATCCCATCGGGATTCGAGCAATCCGTCCCAGGATATCTCGTCATGTTTGTCTTGATGAATTTGCTGATCTTCGGAGGCCTGGCGATATCACAGGAGCGATCGGGCGGAGTGCTACGCCGTATCGCCGTTCATCCAGTATCAAGAATGCAATTGGTCGTTGGCAAAATTCTTGGGCGATTTCTGTTAGGGATCGTACAGATCGTCTATTTGCTGTTGATCAGCAAACTCGTTTTTGGCATGGACTATGGCGACAACCTGTTGTTGATTGGTGTCACGTTGGTGGTTTTTGCTTGGGGCTGCGCTTCACTCGGCGTCCTGATTGCCGCGGTTGTCAAAAATCAAGAGAGCGTTCAAGGGCTATGTACGTTAGGCTCGATCGCGATGGCTGCGCTCGGAGGCTGTTGGTGGCCTCTTGAGATTGTTCCCGATTTTGCTCGCCAAGTGGGTCAACTCTTTCCCACCGCGTGGGCAATGGATGCGATGCACCAGTTGATCAGTTTTGGCGGAGGTCTAGCGGAGATTTTGAATCCGCTCGGTTTGATCGCACTGTTCGCAATCACGACCAGTCTGCTCGCGGCAAAATCGCTGCGTTTTCAATGA
- a CDS encoding GntR family transcriptional regulator translates to MAIETNANRAYQHLRNKLIAGDFEPGSRLLYGPIGKEIGVSATPVREAAGQLANEGLVDLVPNMGAIVCSLNRNDLIEIYEVREVIEPATAALAAQRIIARQLAQIEKELSDMRALTVEHRQSERKFAGKRISKRFDKADYQFHKLIVEATGNQALMRTASQSHVLTLVFGIRQHAYTSAGMQRTCDEHERILAAIRTGNAEQARAASAAHIQRGLLDSLATIDEQAEAENAD, encoded by the coding sequence ATGGCGATTGAAACGAACGCGAATCGCGCTTATCAGCACTTGCGCAATAAGCTGATAGCCGGCGATTTCGAGCCCGGCAGCAGATTGCTTTACGGCCCCATTGGAAAGGAAATCGGCGTCAGCGCGACACCTGTTCGAGAAGCTGCGGGCCAGTTGGCCAATGAAGGATTGGTGGACCTGGTGCCCAACATGGGGGCAATCGTGTGTAGCCTTAATCGGAACGATCTGATTGAGATTTATGAGGTTCGCGAGGTGATCGAGCCGGCAACGGCGGCACTGGCGGCCCAGCGGATCATTGCTCGTCAACTCGCGCAGATCGAGAAGGAGCTTTCGGACATGCGGGCGCTCACGGTGGAGCATCGGCAATCCGAACGGAAATTTGCGGGGAAACGAATCAGCAAACGCTTCGATAAAGCGGACTATCAATTCCATAAGCTGATCGTTGAAGCAACTGGCAACCAGGCTTTGATGCGCACCGCATCCCAATCGCACGTCCTTACACTTGTCTTTGGCATTCGCCAACACGCCTACACCTCCGCAGGAATGCAACGCACGTGCGACGAGCACGAGCGAATTCTGGCTGCGATTCGAACGGGAAACGCGGAACAGGCCCGAGCCGCCTCGGCAGCGCACATTCAAAGAGGACTGCTTGATTCTCTTGCGACGATTGACGAGCAAGCCGAGGCGGAAAACGCCGACTGA
- a CDS encoding dihydrodipicolinate synthase family protein, producing MTATTIFKQTSNPQHFALSGIVPPLVTPLAARDTLDIEGLQRLIDHVIAGGVAGVFILGSTGEAPSLSYRLRREMIKEVTRRVEGRVPVLVGVTDTAFVESVALAQHAADCGADAAVLTTPYYFPVGQTELTAYVQNLAPLIPLPLMLYNMPGLTKVWFEIETLRRLSTISSIVGVKDSSGDLGYYANLCKLKTVRPDWSILLGPEALLAEAHALGGDGGVCGGANVAPQLFTGCHRALVDGDMDTAEKLSEKIREFQKIYDVGKYASRHIKATKSALSILNICSDLPADPFNRFLEPQRNLVADVLARVGIL from the coding sequence ATGACGGCAACGACGATTTTCAAGCAGACCTCGAATCCGCAGCACTTCGCCTTGTCCGGCATCGTTCCACCGTTAGTCACGCCGCTCGCAGCAAGGGACACACTGGATATCGAAGGATTGCAGCGTCTGATCGATCATGTGATTGCCGGCGGGGTGGCCGGCGTCTTCATTCTCGGCAGCACGGGCGAAGCACCGAGTCTAAGCTATCGACTCCGCCGTGAAATGATCAAAGAAGTGACGCGACGGGTGGAGGGTCGCGTCCCTGTTCTTGTCGGCGTAACCGACACGGCGTTTGTTGAATCGGTCGCCCTAGCCCAGCATGCGGCCGATTGCGGTGCGGATGCGGCTGTCTTGACAACCCCCTATTACTTTCCGGTGGGACAAACCGAGTTGACGGCTTATGTGCAAAACCTCGCGCCGCTGATTCCGCTGCCTTTGATGCTTTACAACATGCCAGGGTTGACGAAAGTTTGGTTTGAGATTGAGACCCTCCGTAGGCTCTCCACGATTTCGTCCATCGTTGGTGTGAAGGACAGCAGTGGTGATTTGGGCTATTACGCAAACCTCTGCAAACTGAAAACGGTTCGTCCTGATTGGAGCATTTTGCTCGGGCCCGAAGCGCTACTGGCCGAAGCTCACGCACTGGGTGGTGATGGAGGCGTTTGCGGCGGCGCGAACGTCGCACCACAGTTGTTTACCGGTTGTCACCGCGCACTAGTGGATGGTGACATGGATACCGCAGAAAAGCTATCCGAAAAGATTCGCGAGTTCCAGAAAATCTACGATGTCGGCAAGTACGCATCGCGACACATTAAAGCGACGAAGTCAGCACTGTCGATCTTGAACATCTGCAGCGACTTGCCGGCTGATCCTTTCAACCGATTCCTTGAACCGCAGCGAAACCTAGTTGCCGACGTCTTAGCAAGGGTGGGCATCCTATGA